The Gemmata palustris genome includes a region encoding these proteins:
- a CDS encoding PEP-CTERM sorting domain-containing protein: MFRQLVLCLGAFVGLAGTAQAGFVTSLDDVDVWVGTGSNRAAFVVDWKTFSGTSSFIWGYRWDGAATGEDMLRALAASNTGLYANLGDFGSGLGFALFGIGFDANHNGVFGVSPALTFTNGIASADRDGGLADGRAPTDPGDFYREGWWTGYWSYWIKPDAASDWGYSDTGMSGRALKDGSWDGWSFAAGFDAGPPSPASNPSVVSTPEPSSWILLVIGAGTLIVYARRQRVIAPAPQV, translated from the coding sequence GTGTTCAGGCAATTGGTTCTTTGTCTCGGCGCATTCGTGGGACTGGCGGGCACGGCGCAGGCCGGGTTCGTTACGTCTCTCGATGATGTTGATGTGTGGGTGGGGACGGGCAGCAACCGCGCCGCGTTCGTGGTGGACTGGAAGACCTTTTCCGGAACCTCGTCGTTCATCTGGGGGTACCGGTGGGACGGCGCGGCGACGGGGGAGGACATGCTCCGGGCGCTCGCCGCGTCCAACACCGGGCTCTACGCCAACCTCGGGGATTTTGGGTCGGGGTTGGGGTTCGCGCTGTTCGGGATCGGGTTCGATGCGAACCACAACGGCGTGTTCGGTGTGTCGCCGGCGCTCACGTTCACGAACGGCATCGCGTCCGCGGACCGGGACGGTGGGTTGGCGGACGGGCGAGCGCCGACCGACCCGGGTGACTTCTACCGGGAAGGGTGGTGGACCGGGTACTGGAGTTACTGGATCAAGCCGGACGCGGCGTCCGACTGGGGGTACAGCGACACGGGGATGTCCGGTCGCGCTCTGAAGGACGGTTCATGGGACGGGTGGAGTTTCGCGGCCGGGTTCGATGCCGGTCCGCCCTCCCCGGCATCAAACCCGTCGGTCGTCTCGACGCCAGAACCGAGCAGTTGGATTCTGCTCGTGATCGGCGCCGGTACCCTCATCGTCTACGCGCGACGCCAGCGAGTTATTGCCCCGGCCCCACAGGTGTAG
- a CDS encoding DUF1501 domain-containing protein — MLRVLGNPKRLCTGVTRRDLLTAGSALGLTLPAFLRAEARKAPPAGAGAGAKHDKHFGRAKACILLFLYGSPSQIELADQKPDAPVEVRGELKSIRSTLPGCDVCELLPHTSRVMHNVTVVRSVTHPYPIHGVAYATTSIPEIDVAMELAPHDSKHWPFIGSTVAHLEQRRNPASAKRAVPDNIALPFPFSSQRTGEVQRAGPYPAFLGNQFHPHYTSFHGKATAKITKTLTDRTIEFDEPYAGISPDSYFALGGEPAADLTLDRMNTRKSLLDQMEDARRAREGSDTRDHFREMAYSLISSNAVRHALDVRRESAKTRENYGHMLFGQSCLAARRLVEAGSKFVTVFWDEFGLAGSGWDTHWEHYPRMRNELMPGFDRGFSGLISDLDQRGMLDDTLVMVLSEHGRTPKLSSAKGAGRDHWSQAYSVLLAGGGIARGKTVGKTDKIGGTVVDRPVSPKDLLATAYHLLGYDLETTIADKTNRPVSIVPTGQVLRDVLA, encoded by the coding sequence ATGTTGCGCGTTCTCGGAAACCCGAAGCGGCTCTGTACCGGCGTCACCCGACGCGACCTCCTCACCGCCGGGTCCGCTCTGGGGCTGACGCTGCCGGCGTTCCTGCGGGCCGAGGCCCGGAAAGCTCCGCCCGCCGGGGCCGGCGCGGGAGCGAAGCACGACAAGCACTTCGGCCGCGCGAAGGCGTGCATTCTGCTGTTCCTCTACGGTTCACCGAGCCAGATCGAACTCGCGGACCAGAAACCGGATGCGCCGGTGGAGGTGCGCGGGGAACTGAAGTCGATTCGCTCCACTCTGCCAGGGTGCGACGTGTGCGAGTTGCTGCCGCACACGAGCCGCGTGATGCACAACGTCACAGTGGTGCGCTCGGTCACGCACCCGTACCCGATCCACGGCGTCGCCTACGCGACCACGTCGATTCCCGAGATCGACGTGGCGATGGAACTGGCGCCCCACGACAGCAAGCACTGGCCGTTCATCGGCTCGACCGTCGCGCACCTCGAACAGCGCCGGAACCCCGCTAGCGCGAAGAGGGCAGTGCCGGACAACATCGCGCTACCGTTCCCGTTCAGCAGCCAGCGCACGGGCGAGGTGCAGCGCGCGGGACCGTACCCCGCGTTCCTCGGGAACCAGTTCCACCCGCACTACACCAGTTTCCACGGGAAGGCCACCGCGAAGATCACCAAGACGCTGACCGACCGCACCATTGAATTCGACGAGCCTTACGCGGGGATCTCGCCGGACTCGTACTTCGCGCTCGGCGGTGAACCGGCGGCCGACCTCACGCTCGACCGGATGAACACGCGGAAGTCGCTGCTCGACCAGATGGAAGACGCGCGCCGGGCGCGCGAGGGGTCCGACACGCGCGACCACTTTCGCGAGATGGCCTACTCGCTCATCAGCTCGAACGCGGTGCGCCACGCCCTGGACGTGCGCCGCGAGTCCGCGAAGACGCGCGAGAACTACGGGCACATGCTGTTCGGCCAGAGCTGCCTCGCCGCGCGCCGGTTGGTGGAGGCCGGGAGCAAGTTCGTGACGGTGTTCTGGGACGAGTTCGGGCTGGCCGGGTCGGGTTGGGACACGCACTGGGAGCACTACCCGCGCATGCGGAACGAACTGATGCCGGGGTTCGACCGCGGCTTCTCCGGACTGATTAGCGACCTCGACCAGCGCGGGATGCTCGACGACACGCTCGTGATGGTGCTGAGCGAGCACGGGCGCACGCCGAAGTTGAGCAGCGCGAAGGGGGCGGGGCGCGACCACTGGTCGCAGGCGTACTCGGTGCTGCTCGCGGGCGGGGGGATCGCGCGCGGGAAAACGGTGGGGAAGACCGACAAGATCGGCGGGACCGTGGTGGACCGCCCGGTGTCGCCAAAGGACCTGCTCGCGACCGCGTACCACCTCCTGGGCTACGACCTCGAAACGACGATCGCCGACAAGACCAACCGCCCCGTGTCAATCGTCCCCACGGGGCAAGTCCTGCGGGACGTGCTGGCATAA
- a CDS encoding M61 family metallopeptidase: MPRFALAVFALAAFPPLTFAQNIELSVDASEVSRKVVHVREVIPTAPGPVALHYPKWIPGRHRPVGQIANVTEFRVRAGGKAIDWKRDDADPFTINCTVPDGATSIEVTFDLLLAAGAEGGAMFMTVASPKVMTMNWNDVLVYPKLAKPLGLTFDATVKLPEKWKYGTALVPREEKDGRVAFKEVTLEALIDSPLLAGENVRIVPIGAGQEGQLHRVVLACDSPDGLEVPEATLKAWNKLPGEAAALFGPAKPYRDYTFLLGLSNHIPRAGIEHHQSSDNRLAELALVKASERKAAATLFPHEFVHAWNGKFRRPADMIMPDYQKPQQTRLLWVYEGLTNYLGWRLAARSGLLTAEEARDYLAMTAARMTNVKARGWRPLDDTAAAASTLFDATGAWRSARRAVDFYDEGTLLWLEVDVLIRTQTKGAKSIDDFCAAFFGNGTGAPVVRGYNLENVIDALNAVAERDWKAYFARRVEVPAEAPPLEGITEGGWKLAYTEKPTDLFTTMEGLAKGVNLTDSVGFAVSAEGLVGDVVPNSAAAKAGLAPGMKLIAVNGRRFATDNLKAAVAATKTSGTLELLAESGDFFKTHALDYKGGARYPRLEKAEGKTDVLAEVVKPKTK; encoded by the coding sequence ATGCCGCGTTTCGCGCTCGCTGTGTTCGCCCTCGCTGCGTTTCCACCACTAACTTTCGCACAAAACATTGAACTATCTGTCGATGCGTCCGAGGTGTCGCGCAAGGTCGTTCACGTCCGCGAGGTGATCCCGACCGCGCCGGGGCCGGTCGCGCTGCACTACCCGAAGTGGATTCCGGGTCGGCACCGACCGGTGGGCCAGATCGCGAACGTGACCGAATTTCGCGTGCGCGCCGGCGGGAAGGCGATCGACTGGAAGCGCGATGACGCGGACCCGTTCACCATCAACTGCACGGTGCCGGATGGGGCCACGTCCATCGAAGTGACCTTCGACCTGCTGCTCGCGGCCGGTGCCGAGGGCGGGGCGATGTTCATGACGGTCGCGTCGCCGAAGGTCATGACGATGAACTGGAACGACGTGCTCGTGTACCCCAAATTGGCGAAGCCGCTGGGCCTCACGTTCGACGCCACGGTAAAGCTGCCAGAGAAGTGGAAGTACGGCACCGCACTGGTGCCGCGCGAGGAGAAAGACGGGCGGGTCGCGTTCAAAGAGGTCACGCTGGAAGCGCTCATCGATTCGCCGCTCCTGGCGGGCGAAAACGTGCGCATCGTTCCCATCGGCGCGGGGCAAGAGGGGCAACTCCACCGCGTGGTGCTCGCGTGCGACAGCCCGGACGGGCTCGAAGTGCCCGAAGCCACCCTCAAGGCGTGGAACAAGTTGCCCGGCGAGGCCGCAGCGCTGTTCGGCCCGGCGAAGCCGTACCGCGACTACACGTTCCTGCTCGGGCTGAGCAACCACATTCCCCGGGCCGGGATCGAGCACCACCAGTCGAGCGACAACCGGTTGGCCGAACTCGCACTCGTCAAGGCCAGCGAGCGCAAGGCCGCGGCCACACTGTTCCCGCACGAGTTCGTTCACGCCTGGAACGGCAAGTTTCGGCGCCCGGCCGACATGATTATGCCCGACTACCAGAAGCCCCAGCAGACGCGCCTGCTGTGGGTCTACGAGGGCCTGACCAACTACCTCGGGTGGCGGCTCGCCGCGCGCTCCGGTTTACTCACCGCTGAAGAAGCGCGCGACTACCTCGCCATGACCGCCGCGCGCATGACGAACGTGAAGGCCCGCGGTTGGCGCCCGCTCGACGACACCGCCGCGGCCGCGAGCACGCTCTTCGACGCGACCGGGGCGTGGCGCTCCGCGCGCCGGGCCGTGGACTTCTACGACGAGGGCACGCTGCTGTGGCTCGAAGTCGATGTGCTCATCCGCACGCAAACGAAGGGCGCGAAGTCGATCGATGACTTCTGCGCGGCCTTCTTCGGGAACGGCACCGGAGCGCCGGTGGTGCGCGGGTACAATCTCGAAAACGTCATTGATGCGCTCAACGCGGTCGCTGAACGCGACTGGAAGGCGTACTTCGCGCGCCGAGTCGAAGTTCCGGCGGAAGCACCGCCGCTCGAAGGCATCACCGAAGGCGGATGGAAGCTCGCCTACACCGAGAAGCCCACCGATCTGTTCACCACGATGGAGGGACTCGCGAAGGGTGTCAACCTGACCGACTCGGTCGGGTTCGCGGTGAGCGCGGAGGGGCTCGTGGGCGACGTCGTGCCGAACTCGGCCGCCGCGAAAGCGGGCCTCGCGCCGGGGATGAAGCTGATCGCGGTCAACGGGCGCCGGTTCGCAACAGACAACCTGAAGGCCGCCGTCGCCGCAACCAAGACTAGCGGGACGCTCGAACTGCTCGCCGAGAGCGGCGATTTCTTCAAAACGCACGCGCTCGACTACAAGGGCGGGGCGCGCTACCCGCGCTTGGAGAAGGCCGAGGGCAAGACGGACGTGCTGGCCGAAGTCGTGAAGCCGAAAACGAAGTAA
- a CDS encoding AAA family ATPase yields the protein MAQRNGTSGKPTKGAASPPPGEPERQAAYFLSLSLENVRCFGPKQTLDLSDGNGKPAPWTIILGLNGTGKTTLLQSLVGFEHLPRYLLSEGESEPHARFFELPVETLLNGKNREARLSVDVVLAKGVGRVPLEHGGWSLLVTGEGGGDLDSLIYGSDSGLPPPWCCAYGAGRHIGTAAPRESGFDDPTATLFSDSAELRNPEEWLIRLDYAAVKASKRKDARERLTQAKDLLLAIMPDGEITDIRLTTTSGPNPKPRAEFQTPYGWVPLRQLGYGYQTLITWVADLANRMAERYPDSANPLTEPAVVLVDEIDLHLHPKWQRKLMSFLTERFPNTQFIATAHSPLVAQAAADANLAVLRREGDHVIIDNEVDNIRNWRIDQILTSDLFGLETARPPQVEALLLERKALLTKPKQTAADKRRLTELNAQIGELPMGETTKEIEDRQKMLSLLESLAKERKPAS from the coding sequence ATGGCCCAGCGGAACGGAACGTCTGGGAAGCCGACCAAAGGTGCCGCATCGCCCCCACCCGGCGAACCGGAGCGCCAAGCCGCCTACTTCCTGTCACTGAGTCTGGAGAACGTCCGCTGCTTCGGGCCGAAGCAAACGCTCGATCTCTCCGACGGCAACGGCAAGCCCGCGCCGTGGACGATCATCCTCGGACTGAACGGAACCGGAAAGACGACGCTGCTGCAGTCGTTGGTTGGGTTTGAACACCTCCCAAGATATCTGCTTTCCGAAGGTGAGAGTGAGCCACACGCCCGATTTTTTGAACTGCCAGTTGAGACATTGCTCAATGGTAAAAACCGGGAAGCTCGCCTTTCGGTCGATGTTGTATTGGCAAAAGGCGTGGGACGTGTCCCACTTGAGCACGGTGGGTGGTCGCTATTGGTCACGGGCGAAGGTGGAGGTGATCTAGACTCTTTGATCTACGGCTCTGATAGTGGCTTACCACCACCTTGGTGTTGTGCTTACGGTGCCGGTCGGCACATTGGGACGGCAGCCCCGCGTGAGTCAGGTTTTGACGACCCAACTGCAACACTCTTCTCGGATAGTGCTGAACTTCGCAATCCCGAGGAATGGTTAATTCGCCTCGACTACGCTGCCGTAAAAGCATCGAAGAGAAAGGATGCACGAGAGCGGCTCACGCAGGCGAAGGATCTGCTTCTTGCGATCATGCCAGATGGCGAGATCACCGACATTCGCCTCACGACTACAAGTGGACCGAATCCGAAACCGCGGGCAGAGTTCCAGACGCCTTACGGTTGGGTTCCACTGCGTCAGCTTGGGTACGGCTACCAGACGCTCATTACGTGGGTCGCCGACCTCGCGAACCGCATGGCCGAGCGTTATCCCGACAGTGCGAATCCACTCACGGAACCGGCCGTGGTGCTTGTGGATGAGATCGATCTGCACTTACACCCGAAATGGCAGCGGAAACTGATGAGCTTCCTCACGGAGCGGTTCCCGAACACGCAGTTCATCGCCACCGCACACAGCCCGCTCGTTGCGCAGGCCGCGGCCGACGCGAACTTGGCGGTGCTGCGGCGCGAGGGCGATCACGTCATCATCGACAACGAAGTGGACAACATCCGCAACTGGCGCATCGACCAGATTTTGACGAGCGATTTGTTCGGTTTGGAAACCGCCCGTCCTCCGCAAGTTGAAGCTCTACTGCTGGAGAGAAAAGCCCTGCTCACGAAGCCGAAGCAAACTGCGGCCGACAAACGCCGGTTGACCGAATTGAATGCGCAGATCGGCGAGCTTCCGATGGGAGAGACGACCAAAGAGATCGAGGACCGGCAGAAGATGCTGAGTCTGCTCGAAAGCTTGGCCAAGGAGCGAAAGCCCGCCTCATGA
- a CDS encoding ECF-type sigma factor, with protein MNEITRVLDDIRAGTAGAAELLPLVYDELRRLAAAKLAAEKPGHTLEATALVHEAYLRLGHEQQFDHRGHFFAAAAEAMRRILVDAARKKRSAKHGGDLNRLDANDVSIVAPRPNEDLVALDEALDAFAVLEPQKAELVKLRYFVGLTIEQAAEALGISPATAKRHWVYGKAWLYQRMSGEAPHPEDAE; from the coding sequence ATGAACGAGATCACCCGCGTTCTGGACGACATCCGGGCGGGCACGGCCGGGGCCGCGGAACTTCTCCCGCTCGTGTACGATGAGTTGCGCCGGCTCGCGGCGGCGAAGCTCGCGGCCGAGAAGCCCGGCCACACGCTCGAAGCCACCGCTCTCGTTCATGAGGCGTACCTGCGACTCGGGCACGAGCAGCAATTCGACCACCGCGGGCACTTCTTCGCGGCCGCGGCCGAAGCGATGCGCCGGATTCTCGTCGACGCCGCGCGCAAGAAACGGTCGGCGAAGCACGGCGGCGACCTGAACCGCCTCGATGCGAACGACGTGTCCATTGTGGCCCCGCGCCCGAACGAGGATCTGGTCGCACTCGATGAGGCTCTCGATGCGTTCGCGGTCCTCGAACCACAAAAAGCCGAACTTGTGAAGCTCCGGTACTTCGTGGGCCTGACCATCGAGCAGGCGGCCGAGGCGCTGGGCATTTCCCCGGCCACCGCGAAGCGGCACTGGGTGTACGGCAAGGCGTGGTTGTACCAGCGAATGAGTGGCGAGGCGCCGCACCCGGAAGACGCAGAATAG
- a CDS encoding TIGR02996 domain-containing protein codes for MSTARPELLALLDAVKDHPDDDTPRLVLADWLDEQENSLDAARANFIRRDIGRAPELLVRSRTLTEAEEAERLFPLWLGPVAALGSGRFERGLPVLSISGPRLLKPDVPALLASEEFAFVQCLHLVEAGGARMPAMTAVPEFQHVPALSAHPFTPLGTHSAAKFFGSPNLGGMRQIALRGVYPGAVGMQALAANPALARLRKLALAHNKLVDKSVTALAVGKHLARLEVLDLSDNNIGDAGARALVESQTLANLRELNLQENSRLTDGGKAALRERFGHRVNLTSQLFS; via the coding sequence ATGAGCACCGCGCGCCCCGAACTGCTCGCACTGCTCGACGCCGTCAAGGACCACCCGGACGACGATACGCCGCGCCTCGTTCTCGCCGATTGGCTCGACGAGCAAGAGAACTCACTCGACGCCGCACGAGCGAACTTCATCCGGCGCGACATCGGGCGCGCCCCGGAACTACTGGTACGGAGCCGGACCCTGACCGAGGCCGAAGAAGCCGAGCGTCTGTTTCCGCTTTGGCTCGGTCCGGTTGCGGCCCTCGGCAGCGGGCGCTTCGAGCGCGGACTGCCGGTCCTGAGCATCTCCGGCCCGCGACTGCTCAAACCCGATGTACCAGCGCTTTTGGCGAGCGAAGAGTTCGCGTTTGTGCAGTGCTTACACCTCGTGGAAGCGGGCGGGGCCCGAATGCCCGCAATGACCGCGGTACCGGAGTTCCAGCACGTTCCCGCGCTGAGCGCCCACCCCTTCACGCCGCTCGGTACGCACTCGGCCGCGAAATTCTTCGGTTCACCGAACCTGGGCGGGATGCGCCAGATCGCGCTGAGGGGCGTTTACCCCGGTGCCGTCGGGATGCAGGCACTCGCCGCGAACCCGGCCCTCGCCCGGCTCCGCAAACTCGCCCTTGCTCACAACAAACTCGTCGACAAGTCCGTGACCGCACTCGCAGTAGGCAAGCACCTCGCGCGGCTGGAGGTTCTGGACCTTTCGGACAACAACATTGGTGACGCCGGGGCGCGGGCACTCGTCGAGTCACAAACTCTGGCGAACCTCCGTGAACTCAACTTGCAGGAGAACTCGCGCCTCACAGACGGGGGCAAAGCGGCACTGCGGGAACGGTTCGGACATCGCGTGAATCTCACTTCGCAACTCTTCTCGTGA
- a CDS encoding PQQ-dependent sugar dehydrogenase: protein MTRYLSLAALLLVAPVSAAELPTPLATGLVNPESVVVGPDGKIYVTVIGEFDKDGDGAVVTIENGKVTPFVKDLDDPKGIALFQNWLFVTDKTKVLRINRQTGKSDVFAAAKAFPVEPKYLNDVVVDPENGLVYVSDSGAKGSGGAVYRINQKGGVSLVVDEKKLPGLNTPNGLTLDGSSHLILADFGAGTLHRIKLVDGSNEKIADGLPGADGLTWDHYGRLFVSCHQAGKLFVIPRPGDKPVLAAEGFQSAADTCLDATGKFILVPDMKGGTLSAIPAQVPGAPVDESPLALKTDVAFPDLKWTGWNPETASGRPNPLRPLVLTHAGDGSNRVFVGTQHGVVHVFANDQKATETKVFLDIQDRVKYNDNTNEEGFLGMAFHPKFKEKGEVFVFYTPKKENKVNVVSRFRLNKTDPTKLDPASEEQIIRFENKLFWNHDGGTLCFGPDGYLYVIHGDGGQGGDPQENGQNLGALYGKILRLDIDKKDEGKNYAVPKDNPFVDTKGARPEIWAYGIRNIWRMSFDRKTGKLWAGEVGQNLYEEINIIEKGGNYGWNIRESLHPFGPKGVGPRKDLIDPIWEYHHNVGKSITGGGVYRGKALPELEGHYLYADYVTSKIWALKYDETAKRVTANRTIKDPEKPVLSFGEDEQGEMYFLIVAANGKGIYRFVKQ, encoded by the coding sequence ATGACGCGCTACCTCTCTCTCGCCGCGCTCCTGCTCGTCGCGCCGGTGTCGGCCGCGGAGCTACCCACGCCCCTCGCTACGGGGCTGGTGAATCCCGAGTCGGTCGTCGTCGGGCCGGACGGCAAGATTTACGTCACCGTGATCGGTGAGTTCGATAAGGACGGCGACGGGGCCGTCGTCACGATCGAGAACGGTAAAGTCACTCCGTTCGTCAAAGATCTTGATGACCCCAAGGGCATCGCGCTCTTCCAGAACTGGCTGTTCGTGACCGACAAAACGAAGGTGTTGCGCATCAACCGCCAGACCGGTAAGTCGGACGTGTTCGCCGCCGCGAAAGCGTTCCCGGTCGAACCGAAGTACCTGAACGACGTCGTCGTGGACCCGGAGAACGGCCTGGTCTACGTGAGCGATTCCGGTGCGAAGGGGAGCGGCGGGGCCGTGTACCGCATTAACCAGAAGGGCGGCGTCTCGCTCGTGGTGGACGAGAAGAAGTTGCCAGGGCTGAACACGCCCAACGGCCTCACGCTGGACGGCTCCTCGCACCTGATCCTCGCGGACTTCGGTGCGGGCACGCTGCACCGCATCAAACTGGTCGACGGCAGCAACGAGAAGATCGCCGACGGGCTCCCCGGTGCCGACGGCCTCACCTGGGACCACTACGGCCGGCTGTTCGTTTCGTGCCACCAGGCGGGCAAGCTGTTCGTCATCCCGCGCCCGGGGGACAAGCCCGTGCTCGCGGCCGAGGGCTTCCAGTCGGCCGCGGACACGTGCCTTGATGCGACCGGCAAGTTCATCCTCGTGCCCGACATGAAGGGCGGTACCTTGAGCGCGATTCCCGCGCAAGTACCGGGGGCGCCGGTTGATGAGAGCCCGCTGGCGCTGAAGACGGACGTCGCGTTCCCGGACCTCAAGTGGACCGGGTGGAACCCGGAAACGGCCTCGGGCCGGCCGAACCCGCTCCGCCCGCTGGTACTCACGCACGCGGGCGACGGCAGCAACCGCGTGTTCGTCGGCACGCAGCACGGCGTGGTTCATGTGTTCGCTAACGATCAGAAGGCCACCGAGACGAAGGTGTTCCTCGATATCCAGGATCGCGTGAAGTACAACGACAACACCAACGAGGAAGGGTTCCTCGGTATGGCGTTCCACCCGAAGTTCAAGGAGAAGGGCGAGGTCTTCGTCTTCTACACGCCCAAGAAGGAGAACAAGGTCAACGTGGTGTCGCGGTTCCGGCTCAACAAGACCGACCCGACCAAACTCGACCCCGCTTCCGAGGAGCAGATCATCCGGTTCGAGAACAAGCTGTTCTGGAACCACGACGGCGGAACCTTGTGCTTCGGGCCGGACGGCTACCTGTACGTCATCCACGGGGACGGCGGTCAGGGCGGCGACCCGCAGGAGAACGGGCAGAACCTGGGCGCCCTCTATGGGAAGATCCTGCGCCTCGACATCGACAAGAAGGACGAGGGGAAGAACTACGCCGTGCCGAAGGACAACCCCTTTGTGGACACGAAGGGCGCGCGGCCGGAAATCTGGGCCTACGGCATCCGCAACATCTGGCGCATGAGCTTCGACCGTAAGACGGGTAAGCTCTGGGCCGGCGAAGTGGGCCAGAACCTGTACGAAGAGATCAACATCATCGAGAAGGGTGGAAACTACGGTTGGAACATCCGCGAATCGCTCCACCCGTTCGGCCCGAAGGGTGTCGGGCCGCGGAAGGACCTCATCGACCCGATCTGGGAGTACCACCACAACGTGGGCAAGTCGATCACGGGCGGCGGGGTGTACCGCGGGAAGGCGCTCCCGGAACTGGAGGGGCACTACCTGTACGCGGACTACGTCACGTCCAAGATCTGGGCGCTGAAGTACGACGAAACCGCGAAGCGCGTGACCGCGAACCGGACGATCAAAGACCCGGAAAAGCCGGTGCTGTCGTTCGGTGAGGACGAGCAGGGCGAGATGTACTTCCTCATCGTTGCTGCCAATGGTAAGGGTATTTACCGCTTTGTGAAGCAATAA